The sequence below is a genomic window from Rattus rattus isolate New Zealand chromosome 3, Rrattus_CSIRO_v1, whole genome shotgun sequence.
AGTGTTGAAAGAACTGCTGAAAGATGCTCTGAGGCATGAGTGTTGGCCAAAAGTAAAGACCAGCTAAGCatcctgaagacacagaaatcagCCCTGATGCTTACAATGAGTACAGACTACATGGAAAAGATATTCTGGAACCTACTGGCGCTACCTGCAGGCTCTACACTGCACTCCAGCTTTCCAGTGTTCAGGAGCTGTCATCCATGATGGATGGGGGCTGATGATATGGCTTGAGTTATTTCTGTtcctctaagtgtgtgtgtgtgtgtgtgtgtgtgtgtgtgtgtgtgtgtgtgtgtgtgtgtgtgtgtgtgtgtttgtcctcttttgggtttgttatgaATATAACTAACTTAAGGGTAAATTTTATGGTGTGAAAATTATACTTCAATAAAACTATTACTACAAAAAGTAGAAGAATCtaattgatttgttttattcCTATTTAATACTTTGCTTTACTATTTTTCCTTGTTGTTCCTACAGTTTTCTGGATCATATTTCTAGGCATTTAATAGTTTAACTTGCTAGTCTTGCCTTTTTATTCTCCAGATGTTCACTATACTCTCAAACTATCCCAAATGAAAGATTGACCACAGAAAATGGATGCTTCTACAGAAAACCTATAGTTTGAGAGAAGTCTTACAAGTGACTACAATCCAGATCTACCTTTCAGATAACCTATGTaacacatgtatgtaaatgtaccaaaaaataaaaaaagctgttaagtaacatataattaaaaaatacagtatgtgtgtgtctgtgtgagtatatacCGTATGTATGTAGATGCTAGATGTCAGAAGGCAGCACTTGGTCCTCTGGAGCTCTAGTTACAGGTCTTTATGAGCCaccaaatgtggatgctgggaactgaacttaggtcctctggacaaacagcaagggctcttaactgctgagtaatGTCTCCATAAATTACATCTTTGTAATACATAATTTGTAAGGCAAAAATAAAGTATATCACCAAATGACCtaaatttcaaaattttctttaGGAATACAATATTGTAGACATGCAAAAAGCATATGCACTTcacattgaaaaatatttgaatacatttaTTATAATAGATTTTcttgatgaaataaaaatatcaacaacaGGTCATATCATTTTTATGGGTAAGAAGACCAAGACAGTCCACATATAAACTCAATGGTAAAGTTATGCTTACAGCTGACTCCATATCTTGGATTGTAGAATTTTAATACACAATATTCTTAGGGTAAAACCTGAGGAATTTAgttgaagataaaatattaacaaaaaccTTATACAAAATACTCAAATCTGGGGAGTTGCATTTCACAGAAAAATACCCAAACTTTTCTTCCAAAACAAGTAAGTCAAAATACTTCATGTAGATTACTGACAAGTCATATGACTCAATCCTTTTTGGAACTCCTCAAGTTTCATATACAAAGACACTTTGAGAATGCCTTTACAAGAGAGCAGTCCTTTATAATTTGCAGTTGCTTTTTGTTCCGCATCATACACACCTAAGTATTGATGAGAAACTCCAGAAAGAAGGAATTTGTAACATTTAAACTATCTTTCTGAGTAGCATTATAAAAATTCCAGTGTTCTGTTGAGGGTATCAATTATCTTCTTCATTCAGTAGATTTGTACTGTATATAACTTGCCTGTTATTTTTCTAAGTAGACATTTAGTTGTTAACAAACGTCATGACTTTAGAGTGGTTTTACATAAGATTTGGTATCACCTTCAGTTTCAGGCATCCACTGGGGATCCATGACAGGCAAGAGGGAACTACTGTAGTAATATAAGTCTTTAACCCAtagacattttattgtttttggtgCATCTTCTTACGCAATTCTTCAAGagctgcttctttttctcttagaaTTTGCTTAAGTCTTCTTATTTTTTCATCTCTGATGGTTTCTTCTAGTTCTGGTGGTGTCACTGGAAAAATATCTTCAGtatagtttttattaaaataattactttgttCAAAAGATGTGCTTGAACTTAATGTGCTTTTTTCCTGCTTCTCATGACAGTAGTGTTCTGTTTCAGTTCTCTTGTCTTCCCTGGTTGTACTATGGCTTGTGATAATGTTATGTTGTGATATGTCTGATATTGGTAAAATACTACTAAGGAGTTGGGAATTAGCAACATCAGTTCCATTCATGACGTTTATGACCATGTCACTagcat
It includes:
- the Lrif1 gene encoding ligand-dependent nuclear receptor-interacting factor 1 isoform X3 codes for the protein MASILKKDIQERSNKKYSQGNHTKASYLKNDAEFKKIFGLTKDLRVCLTRIPDHLSSTKSFDSFNNLVKSSSYKDANVVMKEEKKQSFSKKRNAKPMKKMDYTKRRKIENASDMVINVMNGTDVANSQLLSSILPISDISQHNIITSHSTTREDKRTETEHYCHEKQEKSTLSSSTSFEQSNYFNKNYTEDIFPVTPPELEETIRDEKIRRLKQILREKEAALEELRKKMHQKQ